One part of the Ktedonobacterales bacterium genome encodes these proteins:
- a CDS encoding WHG domain-containing protein produces MLPKARLDRAAVIQAAADLADAEGLEQLTLARLAERLGIRAPSLYNHIAGLGGLRRDLAQLGIRELNARLTRAVMGKAADEAVAALAQAFRAFAKEHPGLYATTVRAPDAGDQQWQTAAQEAVEVIAAVLAAYGLQGEAAIHAIRGLRSALHGFVALETSGGFGIPLDLDESFRRLVQMVIRGLHQEHSAS; encoded by the coding sequence ATGCTGCCTAAAGCACGACTGGATCGCGCAGCGGTCATCCAGGCGGCAGCCGACCTGGCCGACGCCGAAGGACTGGAGCAGTTGACGCTCGCCAGGCTGGCCGAACGCCTGGGCATCCGCGCTCCCTCGCTTTACAACCATATAGCGGGCCTGGGAGGCTTGCGCCGCGATCTGGCGCAGCTTGGCATACGCGAACTGAACGCCCGACTGACACGAGCCGTCATGGGCAAGGCGGCGGACGAGGCCGTCGCCGCGCTGGCCCAGGCATTTCGTGCCTTTGCGAAAGAGCATCCAGGGCTGTACGCCACCACCGTTCGCGCGCCCGATGCAGGCGACCAGCAATGGCAAACCGCCGCGCAAGAAGCGGTCGAGGTTATAGCCGCCGTACTGGCCGCCTATGGCCTTCAGGGCGAGGCGGCCATCCATGCTATCCGGGGGCTGCGCAGCGCGCTGCACGGCTTCGTCGCGCTGGAAACCTCTGGTGGCTTCGGCATCCCCCTGGACCTGGATGAGAGTTTTCGGCGGCTGGTCCAAATGGTGATTCGCGGGCTTCATCAGGAACACAGCGCCTCATGA